The genomic DNA CGAAGAGTCGACACGACACCGCGATGCTGCTCAGGCTCGCAAGGCCGAACGCAAAGCAGAGAAGCGGCGGCTCATGATGCTTCGCCGCCGGCGGCGTCTGCGCGTGGATGATGTCACCGTCGTCGAGGAATCCGCTCTGAAGAAAGCCCTGGCGGGCTCCGTTGTTGGCAACCTCATGGAATGGTATGACGTCGGTGTTTACGGCTACCTCGCCGTCATCATTGGCCAGCAGTTCCTTCCCGATGCCGACGGACACATTCAGAATATGTTCTCCCTCGGTGTCTTCGCCGTGACATTTATTGCTCGCCCGTTGGGCGGCGTGATCCTTGGGCAGCTGGGGGATCGGTTGGGACGCAAGGAAGTCCTCGCATACACCCTCATGCTCATGGCGATCGCGACGTTCCTCATCGGTATTCTCCCGACCTACGCCGCAATCGGTGTTGCCGCGCCGATTCTCCTCATTGCTCTGAAACTCATCCAGGGTTTCTCAACGGGTGGCGAATACGCGGGCGCAACAACCTTCATCACCGAATATGCGCCCGATAAGAAACGCGGCTTCTACGCGGCTCTCCTGGACTGGGGATCGTACATGGGTTTCGCCGCCGGCGCGGCCCTGGTATCGGTGCTCCAGCTGACCGTCACCGAAGAGTTCATGAACTCGTGGGGGTGGCGAATCCCCTTTATGATCGCGCTGCCTTTGGGTGCCATTGCCCTGTTCTTCCGAACAAAAATTGAGGATACTCCCGCTTTCCAGGAATCTCAGGACATCGTTGATGAATCGGGGAACCAGAAGAAAGCTCCCGCAGTTCGCGAGATCGAAGACGCAATTGTTGCAACCGACGAAGGACCCAGCGGCGTTCTCGCTCTGCTGCGGAACTACTGGCGCGAACTGCTCACCGCGTTCTTCCTCGTTGCCGCGGCCAACACAGTGGGGTACGCACTGACGTCGTACATGCCGACGTACCTGTCGACAACGCTCCACTACGACCCGATTCACGGCAATCTCTTGACCCTGCCAATTCTCGTGTTAGTGGCGTTTGCGATTCCGCTGTGTGGGTGGATTTCGGACCATACTTCACGGCGCGCTGTGCTGGTAACTGCGGCGTTTTCTGCCGTCATCCTGGCTGTTCCCGCATTCATGTTCATGGCTCACGGGGCGATATGGTCAACGCTTCTTGGTCTGTTCCTCCTGGCTGTTCCAGTGGCGATGTACATGGGGAATCTCGCGGCAACGCTGCCCGCCCAGTTCCCCACTGCGTCGCGTTACGGCTGCATGGGGATCGCCTACAACGCTGCCGTTGCGATTTTCGGTGGTACGGCGGGCCTGATCATGGAGGCGCTGGTGACGTTCACCGGCAACGACCTCGCCCCCGCTTTCTGGGTGATTGCTACCTCGCTCATCGGGTTTGTCGCCACGTTCTTCTT from Schaalia sp. ZJ405 includes the following:
- a CDS encoding MFS transporter, with translation MKQRAGEETRDISPTITAQQKREESTRHRDAAQARKAERKAEKRRLMMLRRRRRLRVDDVTVVEESALKKALAGSVVGNLMEWYDVGVYGYLAVIIGQQFLPDADGHIQNMFSLGVFAVTFIARPLGGVILGQLGDRLGRKEVLAYTLMLMAIATFLIGILPTYAAIGVAAPILLIALKLIQGFSTGGEYAGATTFITEYAPDKKRGFYAALLDWGSYMGFAAGAALVSVLQLTVTEEFMNSWGWRIPFMIALPLGAIALFFRTKIEDTPAFQESQDIVDESGNQKKAPAVREIEDAIVATDEGPSGVLALLRNYWRELLTAFFLVAAANTVGYALTSYMPTYLSTTLHYDPIHGNLLTLPILVLVAFAIPLCGWISDHTSRRAVLVTAAFSAVILAVPAFMFMAHGAIWSTLLGLFLLAVPVAMYMGNLAATLPAQFPTASRYGCMGIAYNAAVAIFGGTAGLIMEALVTFTGNDLAPAFWVIATSLIGFVATFFLRESARQPLPGSMPSVASVEEAVELVETQEENPELDVEELFAEVPVRLLDQQPSVEEAKVELAVAIEAEDEARADLRRAQAMTQAAWAAVEEARLAAEVEDSESGDEDEAAPSPETEATPEV